A genomic window from Solanum dulcamara chromosome 11, daSolDulc1.2, whole genome shotgun sequence includes:
- the LOC129873539 gene encoding amino acid transporter AVT3C-like, protein MGFDKDKASSSSHVLQIPREDTPLLADTQHLSSSSKTFANVFIAVVGAGVLGLPYSFKKTGWVMGTLMLLSVASLTYYCMMLLVYSRRKLESHYKVAKISSFGDLGYAVCGSIGRCTVDAMIVLSQAGFCISYLIFIANTLAHLFNYSVTNSSPKILGLSAKKVYIWSCFPFQLGLNSIPTLTHLAPLSIFADVVDLGAMGVVIVEDVLIFLKNRPVLEAFGGLSVFFYGLGVSVYAFEGVGMVLPLEAEMKDKDKFGKILGLSMAFISLMYGSFGVLGYFAFGEETKDIITTNLGRGLLSTLVQIGLCINLFFTFPLMMNPVYEVMERRFCEGRYCFWLRWIVVLAVTLVALMVPNFADFLSLVGSSVCIVLGFVLPAMFHLIVFKKELAWHGLAFDAALVLMGAVFAVYGTYSSMLEIFGVKA, encoded by the coding sequence ATGGGGTTTGATAAAGACAAAGCAAGTTCATCTTCCCATGTCTTACAAATCCCAAGAGAAGATACACCACTTTTAGCAGACACCCAACACCTTTCTTCATCCTCCAAGACTTTTGCTAATGTTTTCATAGCAGTAGTTGGAGCTGGAGTTCTTGGCCTTCCTTACAGCTTCAAGAAAACAGGATGGGTCATGGGTACTCTCATGCTTTTATCAGTAGCCTCCCTTACTTACTATTGTATGATGCTTCTGGTCTATTCAAGGCGTAAGCTTGAATCCCATTACAAAGTTGCCAAGATCTCATCTTTTGGTGATTTGGGATATGCTGTGTGTGGATCCATTGGTAGATGTACTGTTGATGCTATGATTGTTCTTTCCCAAGCTGGTTTTTGTATCAGTTACTTGATTTTCATAGCTAATACTTTAGCACACTTATTCAATTATTCTGTTACAAATTCAAGTCCCAAAATCTTGGGTTTGTCAGCTAAAAAGGTGTATATTTGGAGTTGTTTCCCATTTCAGTTGGGGTTGAATTCAATTCCTACACTCACCCATTTAGCCCCTTTGAGTATATTTGCTGATGTTGTTGATTTAGGTGCTATGGGGGTAGTTATAGTTGAGGATGTGTTAATTTTTCTCAAGAACAGACCAGTTCTTGAAGCATTTGGTGGGTTAAGTGTTTTCTTCTATGGCCTTGGTGTATCTGTCTATGCTTTTGAAGGAGTTGGAATGGTTTTACCTTTGGAAGCAGAGATGAAAGACAAGGACaaatttgggaaaattttgggTTTGTCCATGGCTTTCATTTCTTTGATGTATGGTTCTTTTGGAGTATTGGGTTATTTTGCCTTCGGTGAAGAGACCAAGGATATAATCACTACTAATCTTGGGAGGGGATTGTTAAGCACCTTAGTGCAGATTGGACTTTgcataaatcttttttttacttTCCCACTGATGATGAACCCTGTTTATGAAGTGATGGAAAGGAGATTTTGTGAAGGAAGATACTGCTTTTGGTTGAGATGGATTGTGGTGTTGGCAGTCACTTTAGTGGCATTGATGGTGCCAAATTTTGCTGATTTCTTGTCACTAGTTGGGAGCAGTGTGTGCATTGTTCTTGGCTTTGTGTTGCCTGCTATGTTTCACTTAATTGTGTTCAAGAAAGAACTAGCCTGGCATGGTTTGGCTTTTGATGCTGCACTTGTTTTAATGGGTGCAGTTTTTGCAGTCTATGGAACCTACTCTTCCATGCTGGAGAtctttggagtcaaagcttga